Proteins encoded in a region of the Neodiprion virginianus isolate iyNeoVirg1 chromosome 2, iyNeoVirg1.1, whole genome shotgun sequence genome:
- the LOC124298297 gene encoding uncharacterized protein LOC124298297 isoform X2: MSDITTDEETVSSASQESLEIDTNRQFRMELSCPFTWDMEDTIKSRIKLLDTIEYRLETVTDIQDDFPEFVVIYHLLLVYENTLNDELSAATQCIMDAEKCLTDIKEKKTLVNVENVLQHILIGTKYHVLKKLEQLKEANDLLKRICPIDGMNNVELAMLNGCKCLAWSLYNATDKLEAITYAQKAIEYETDNGKWYFLLGKNYRRLRRRDNSLANRPNQQEAKAFETAYKISKRVLFGVSLAQMYRESGNYDEANKIYEQIYALKPNCTKVQLQLALGFIRMKKCRLAKNCLDFVAEKMPNSPAYAHYMGIYEEKCNRNFEAALPYYTAAIQGTNFAAECQYMKCKKIVEGVWDPLPYMLELLNKYAQDSDHVKQQINITIGSYYLFEMQDILNACQYITNAIKIKPNAKALREHFDLFRGYKVNIYHVLAKEIAFVKQTKSTIFSDDEMEILNDTVQLCNRNCKDLPSISTSELHTSSQPTAKSFHDYHRGSVNAKGNNRSERGRTNRGSAPNVTPRWPARDTQNYARGFHQGSVNAEGITRRGRTSNRGSIPNHIPRNVDNTQGRAQGCGRTSRELQSNRGSCKESHSLSASRNTGGSGFTNREQGVQKMRSVSHNVSLSDNDGEAMVSCSLVRTFKNLDMQK, translated from the exons ACGATTTTCCAGAATTTGTAGTGATATATCATCTTTTGCTAGTGTACGAAAATACATTAAATGATGAGCTGTCGGCTGCCACCCAATGCATTATGGATGCTGAAAAGTGTTTGACAGATATTAAAGAAAA GAAAACACTTGTAAACGTAGAAAACGTTTTACAACATATTTTAATTGGAACGAAATACCATGTGCTCAAGAAGCTGGAACAGTTGAAAGAAGCGAATGACCTTTTGAAGAGGATTTGTCCTATTGATGGCATGAATAACGTGGAATTGGCTATGTTGAATGGATGCAAGTGTTTAGCCTGGTCACTGTATAATGCAACCGATAAATTGGAGGCGATAACATATGCACAGAAAGCTATTGAATACGAAACTGACAATGGCAAATGGTATTTTTtgttgggaaaaaattacagaagaTTGAGAAGGAGGGATAATTCTCTAGCTAACCGGCCAAATCAACAAGAAGCAAAAGCCTTCGAGACAgcttacaaaatttcaaaaagagtTTTGTTCGGTGTATCTTTGGCTCAAATGTATCGAGAGTCTGGAAACTACGATGAAGCTAATAAAATCTATGAGCAAATTTATGCTCTTAAACCGAATTGCACCAAAGTGCAACTGCAATTGGCCCTTGGTTTtatacgaatgaaaaaatgtcgattggcaaaaaattgtttggaTTTTGTAGCTGAAAAGATGCCTAACTCTCCGGCATATGCACACTACATGGGTATATATGAGGAAAAGTGCAACAGAAATTTTGAA GCTGCCCTTCCATATTATACAGCAGCAATACAGGGCACAAATTTTGCGGCAGAGTGCCAATACATGAAATGTAAGAAAATCGTTGAAGGTGTTTGGGATCCACTACCGTACATGTTGGAATTGTTGAATAAATACGCACAAGACTCTGATCATGTAAAACAACAGATAAACATTACTATTGGATCGTATTATCTCTTTGAAATGCAGGACATTTTAAATGCATGTCAATATATTACCAATGctataaaaattaaaccaaATGCTAAGGCACTAAGG GAACATTTTGATTTATTCCGTGGATACAAAGTGAATATATACCATGTATTGGCAAAAGAAATTGCATTCGTAAAACAAACCAAGTCGACAATTTTCAGTGATGATGAAATGGAAATATTGAACGACACAGTGCAGCTCTGTAATAGGAATTGTAAAGATTTACCTTCAATCTCTACATCTGAATTACACACGTCGAGTCAACCAACGGCAAAGAGCTTCCACGATTATCATCGAGGTTCTGTCAATGCGAAAGGGAATAACAGAAGTGAAAGAGGTCGTACAAATCGAGGCTCTGCACCAAATGTTACTCCGAGGTGGCCGGCTCGTGACACCCAAAATTATGCCAGAGGATTTCATCAAGGTTCTGTGAATGCAGAAGGGATTACCAGACGTGGTCGTACATCAAATCGTGGCTCTATACCCAATCATATTCCGAGAAATGTTGATAATACCCAGGGGCGTGCTCAAGGATGCGGGAGGACAAGCCGTGAGTTGCAGAGTAACCGAGGCAGTTGTAAGGAATCGCATTCGTTGAGTGCATCCAGAAATACAGGAGGGTCCGGATTCACAAATCGTGAGCAAGGCGTGCAAAAAATGAGATCTGTAAGTCATAAcgtctcattgtcagacaACGACGGTGAAGCAATGGTATCGTGTTCCCTTGTGAGAACCTTTAAAAATCTAGATATGCAAAAGTGA
- the LOC124298297 gene encoding uncharacterized protein LOC124298297 isoform X1 — MSDITTDEETVVSSASQESLEIDTNRQFRMELSCPFTWDMEDTIKSRIKLLDTIEYRLETVTDIQDDFPEFVVIYHLLLVYENTLNDELSAATQCIMDAEKCLTDIKEKKTLVNVENVLQHILIGTKYHVLKKLEQLKEANDLLKRICPIDGMNNVELAMLNGCKCLAWSLYNATDKLEAITYAQKAIEYETDNGKWYFLLGKNYRRLRRRDNSLANRPNQQEAKAFETAYKISKRVLFGVSLAQMYRESGNYDEANKIYEQIYALKPNCTKVQLQLALGFIRMKKCRLAKNCLDFVAEKMPNSPAYAHYMGIYEEKCNRNFEAALPYYTAAIQGTNFAAECQYMKCKKIVEGVWDPLPYMLELLNKYAQDSDHVKQQINITIGSYYLFEMQDILNACQYITNAIKIKPNAKALREHFDLFRGYKVNIYHVLAKEIAFVKQTKSTIFSDDEMEILNDTVQLCNRNCKDLPSISTSELHTSSQPTAKSFHDYHRGSVNAKGNNRSERGRTNRGSAPNVTPRWPARDTQNYARGFHQGSVNAEGITRRGRTSNRGSIPNHIPRNVDNTQGRAQGCGRTSRELQSNRGSCKESHSLSASRNTGGSGFTNREQGVQKMRSVSHNVSLSDNDGEAMVSCSLVRTFKNLDMQK, encoded by the exons ACGATTTTCCAGAATTTGTAGTGATATATCATCTTTTGCTAGTGTACGAAAATACATTAAATGATGAGCTGTCGGCTGCCACCCAATGCATTATGGATGCTGAAAAGTGTTTGACAGATATTAAAGAAAA GAAAACACTTGTAAACGTAGAAAACGTTTTACAACATATTTTAATTGGAACGAAATACCATGTGCTCAAGAAGCTGGAACAGTTGAAAGAAGCGAATGACCTTTTGAAGAGGATTTGTCCTATTGATGGCATGAATAACGTGGAATTGGCTATGTTGAATGGATGCAAGTGTTTAGCCTGGTCACTGTATAATGCAACCGATAAATTGGAGGCGATAACATATGCACAGAAAGCTATTGAATACGAAACTGACAATGGCAAATGGTATTTTTtgttgggaaaaaattacagaagaTTGAGAAGGAGGGATAATTCTCTAGCTAACCGGCCAAATCAACAAGAAGCAAAAGCCTTCGAGACAgcttacaaaatttcaaaaagagtTTTGTTCGGTGTATCTTTGGCTCAAATGTATCGAGAGTCTGGAAACTACGATGAAGCTAATAAAATCTATGAGCAAATTTATGCTCTTAAACCGAATTGCACCAAAGTGCAACTGCAATTGGCCCTTGGTTTtatacgaatgaaaaaatgtcgattggcaaaaaattgtttggaTTTTGTAGCTGAAAAGATGCCTAACTCTCCGGCATATGCACACTACATGGGTATATATGAGGAAAAGTGCAACAGAAATTTTGAA GCTGCCCTTCCATATTATACAGCAGCAATACAGGGCACAAATTTTGCGGCAGAGTGCCAATACATGAAATGTAAGAAAATCGTTGAAGGTGTTTGGGATCCACTACCGTACATGTTGGAATTGTTGAATAAATACGCACAAGACTCTGATCATGTAAAACAACAGATAAACATTACTATTGGATCGTATTATCTCTTTGAAATGCAGGACATTTTAAATGCATGTCAATATATTACCAATGctataaaaattaaaccaaATGCTAAGGCACTAAGG GAACATTTTGATTTATTCCGTGGATACAAAGTGAATATATACCATGTATTGGCAAAAGAAATTGCATTCGTAAAACAAACCAAGTCGACAATTTTCAGTGATGATGAAATGGAAATATTGAACGACACAGTGCAGCTCTGTAATAGGAATTGTAAAGATTTACCTTCAATCTCTACATCTGAATTACACACGTCGAGTCAACCAACGGCAAAGAGCTTCCACGATTATCATCGAGGTTCTGTCAATGCGAAAGGGAATAACAGAAGTGAAAGAGGTCGTACAAATCGAGGCTCTGCACCAAATGTTACTCCGAGGTGGCCGGCTCGTGACACCCAAAATTATGCCAGAGGATTTCATCAAGGTTCTGTGAATGCAGAAGGGATTACCAGACGTGGTCGTACATCAAATCGTGGCTCTATACCCAATCATATTCCGAGAAATGTTGATAATACCCAGGGGCGTGCTCAAGGATGCGGGAGGACAAGCCGTGAGTTGCAGAGTAACCGAGGCAGTTGTAAGGAATCGCATTCGTTGAGTGCATCCAGAAATACAGGAGGGTCCGGATTCACAAATCGTGAGCAAGGCGTGCAAAAAATGAGATCTGTAAGTCATAAcgtctcattgtcagacaACGACGGTGAAGCAATGGTATCGTGTTCCCTTGTGAGAACCTTTAAAAATCTAGATATGCAAAAGTGA